In Necator americanus strain Aroian chromosome IV, whole genome shotgun sequence, the following proteins share a genomic window:
- a CDS encoding hypothetical protein (NECATOR_CHRIV.G14689.T1), translating to MLAAPLSVLIRRRASSSDSAKKIVVLANGAVAAWHPETKFPYEFSRPLPDKESVEKTLLSSAAKQHNRWKDGPNIPQLKDIFYTTKHEWYTRTREERLRSVAAPVPRRK from the exons ATGCTTGCAGCACCTTTGTCGGTGCTAATCAGACGAAGAGCATCTTCCAGTGATTCGGCTAA GAAAATTGTAGTGCTCGCAAACGGTGCTGTAGCAGCCTGGCATCCAGAGACGAAATTCCCCTACGAGTTCTCGAGACCCCTGCCTGACAAGGAGAGTGTGGAGAAG ACACTTCTATCATCTGCAGCGAAACAGCACAATCGGTGGAAGGACGGTCCCAATATCCCGCAGCTAAAGGACATATTTTATACAACGAAACACGAGTGGTATACCAG GACGCGAGAAGAGCGCCTACGAAGCGTAGCAGCTCCGGTTCCACGCCGGAAATAA
- a CDS encoding hypothetical protein (NECATOR_CHRIV.G14690.T2), whose protein sequence is MRLSSLFYRSFKVVNLGKLSYVEGLQQQKKFVDIVKKGRDQETNLNFLLAVEHTPVYTVGIRSKLYSKKEELRLRALGADFHSIINCYSPTSAADESEMDAFYEELEEVIRNEKSFYRFVVGDFDAKLGKAAEEEYRIGRFGLGDRNENGNRLAGLLSAASLS, encoded by the exons ATGCGATTGTCTTCATTATTCTATCGATCGTTCAAAGTAGTAAATCTTGGTAAATTGTCATATGTCGAAGGATTGCAGCagcaaaagaaatttgttgacATCGTAAAGAAAGGAAGGGATCAAGAAACGAATTT gaattttcttctggctGTGGAACATACTCCCGTTTATACCGTAGGCATTCGATCGAAACTATattctaaaaaagaagaattaaggTTAAGAGCGTTAGGCGCAGATTTCCACAG tatcatcaactgctactcaccaacatcagcagctgatgaatccgaaatggacgcgttttacgaggagctggaggaagtgatccgtaacgagaagtccttctacagattcgttgtcggagactttgACGCAAAACTAGGGAAGGCtgcagaagaggaatacaggataggaagatttggactaggggaccggaatgaaaatggcaatcgtctcgccgggctgttgtccgccgctagCCTCTcataa
- a CDS encoding hypothetical protein (NECATOR_CHRIV.G14690.T1): MRLSSLFYRSFKVVNLGKLSYVEGLQQQKKFVDIVKKGRDQETNLNFLLAVEHTPVYTVGIRSKLYSKKEELRLRALGADFHRFVVGDFDAKLGKAAEEEYRIGRFGLGDRNENGNRLAGLLSAASLS; the protein is encoded by the exons ATGCGATTGTCTTCATTATTCTATCGATCGTTCAAAGTAGTAAATCTTGGTAAATTGTCATATGTCGAAGGATTGCAGCagcaaaagaaatttgttgacATCGTAAAGAAAGGAAGGGATCAAGAAACGAATTT gaattttcttctggctGTGGAACATACTCCCGTTTATACCGTAGGCATTCGATCGAAACTATattctaaaaaagaagaattaaggTTAAGAGCGTTAGGCGCAGATTTCCACAG attcgttgtcggagactttgACGCAAAACTAGGGAAGGCtgcagaagaggaatacaggataggaagatttggactaggggaccggaatgaaaatggcaatcgtctcgccgggctgttgtccgccgctagCCTCTcataa
- a CDS encoding hypothetical protein (NECATOR_CHRIV.G14691.T1) yields the protein MARLVLRSTTYSQTGGGVYSTSQYYHPFVVVLITVSFVRKYDLATRWKRTSAVGNEGEKSSTTIAYSRTPCPRVTGKLVRTQTWTMGCCSEDYEPALSVFLEAACGKLGSNIEDHQGIVRKKKDFEA from the coding sequence atggcgcgactcgtgctgagatcgaccacatactcacaaaccggaggtggtgtctactcgACGTCTCAGTactaccatccttttgtagtggttctgatcaccgtctccttcgtgcgaaaatacgacttagccacacgatggaaaagaacatctgctgtcggcaacgaaggagagaagtcgtctacgacgattgcgtactcgaggactccttgtcccaggGTGACTGGCAAATTGgtgaggacccaaacgtggactatgggatgctgctcagaggattacgagcctgcgCTGAGCGTATTCCTCGAAGCCGCGTGCGGCAAACTTGGGTCGAAtatcgaagaccaccaaggaattgttcgaaagaagaaggactttgaggcttga
- a CDS encoding hypothetical protein (NECATOR_CHRIV.G14692.T1), with translation MEIITERFYSNLFCSSTPVSTPIIPTGEAPPRILPSEVRVAIKSMKPGTAPGPDFISADFLWAGGHPLHVILAAHMTSYLQKERIPDQWKTSLFETTVRYAC, from the coding sequence atggaaatcattacggagaggttctactcaaaccttttctgttcatcaactcctgtgtcaaccccgatcatccccactggtgaagctccaccacggattctcccttcggaagtacgagtcgctatcaagagcatgaaacctggcacagcccccggacctgatttcatatcagcagactttctttgggcaggtggccatccacttcatgtaatcttagcagcacatatgacatcctaccttcagaaagaaaggatcccagaccagtggaaaaCCTCGCTTTTCgaaactaccgtccgatatgcttgctga